In Fimbriimonadaceae bacterium, the genomic window ATGCCAAGCGCCGTCCGTACCGCAAGGAGTCGGAAAGCGATGTCCTTGCCTATAGCGACAACGGCGACCTGGACCTACTCGACAAGGCCTATTCGCTGCGCGGCACCCGCTATCGATATGGCGGGACGAGTCGCAACGGGTTCGATTGCTCTGGATTTGCCGGCTACGTCTACAAATCCCAGGGAGTAAAGCTCCCCCGGACTTCCCGTGAGCAGTCGAAGGTTGGGCAGAAGGTCAGCAAGGGCTCGCTTCAGAAGGGCGACCTCGTGTTCTTCAAGACGCGCGGCGGTTCGCGTGTCAGCCACGTCGGCATCTATGCCGGCAACGGCAAGTTCATCCATGCTAGCAGCGGCAGCGGACGAGTCCGCGTTAATTCCCTGAGCGATGGCTACTATAGCCGACGCTTTGCCGGAGCCCGAAGGGTGACGAAGAGCCTCAAGGCGTCATCGAAGGCAACCGCCTCGAAGTCGACATCCACAAAGACGCACGTCGCCAAGAACGAGTCAACCAAGGTTGAAGCCGCCGAGCCGGCCAAGCCAAAGATTCAGATCGGAACCGACGAGCTCGCGAAATAGCAGCCGACAAGCACGCGCCCTGAGGTCCATTCGGCCCTCAGGGCCTATTTTATGAAAGCCTTCGATCCCGATCCGACGCTGCGTTGGCTGTTCTGGATGATCCATCCCGACGACGAACTCGCGATCTGCGCCTGGATCCGCCAGCTCGTGCGAAACGGAGCTGAGGTCCACCTCGCTTGGACCCATCGCACGGAGGTGCGCGAGCTCGAAGGCCGGGCGGCTGCGGCGGCCTTGGGCGTTCCGGACCACCGACTGACCTTCTTGAACGGCCGTGACGGCCACGTGGTGGAGCAGCTAGACGACCTGCTGCCTGAAATCCAGCGGACGATCACCACGATCAACCCGAATCGCCTGGTGACAGCGGCGTTTGAGCAGGGCCACCTAGACCACGACGCGACCAACCTGCTCGTGAATGCGGCCTGGCGCGGTCCGGTGCTGGAGGTTCCGCTGTACCACGCCTACACCGGCTGGTACCAGACCCTTAACAGGTTTTCACGACCGGATGGCGAAGAAATATGGCCGCTCGATGACGAGGCCCGGCAATTCAAGAAGCGCCTCGCGAGGACCGGATACCCAAGCCAGACGATATGGCGAATCGGCGTATGGTACGAGGTGGCTCACCGGGTTCAGGGCGGCAGCGCAAACCTGTTGCGGGAGGAACGCATGCGCTGGCAAACTGCGACCGACTACCTGAAGCCGAACCATCCTGAACCGATCGCTTCCCGGATATTGGAAACCGAGCATTGGCGTCGGTGGGTTCGGGCGGTCGAGCCGTTCCTTAGAGCAAATCGGATCGGCTATCGCGAAGGCTCTCCAGGATCTTCTTGACGTCCTGGGCTCTCTCCTTCGGCATGACGAGTACGGCGTCTGGCGTGGAAACAATAACCAACCCCCTGACACCGATCGCCGCCACAAGCGGACCTCCCTCGACATAAACCACCGAATCGTTGGCCTCGTGAAGAACGGCGCCTCCAAGGGCGACGTTCCCGGACTCCCCGGCGGGCATAAAACGATCCAGCGCGTCCCAGCTTCCGGCGTCGTCCCAATCGAATGTGGCCGGGGCGACGGCGACCTGTTCCGCCGATTCCATCACCGCGTAGTCCACGCTGATCTTCGGCAACTGGGCAAACCGTTCGGCGGCGTCGTCGGATCGAAGCTCCCGCAGGCGGGCTGCGATTTCAAAAACGCCGGTGGCGAGCTCCGGTTGACTCCTTTCAAGCTGCGCCATGAAGGAATCGAGCTTCCAAAAGAACATTCCGGAGTTCCAGAGAAAATTCCCTGATGCCAGAAATACTTCGGCGGTGGGAAGGTCGGGCTTCTCCCGAAATCGCTTGACTTCAAAGATCCCGTTACCGAGATCGGTTCCGGTCTCAATATAGCCGTAGCCGGTTTCCGGCCGGGTTGGTGGAATGCCGATCGTCCCGAGGGCGCCGGTTGCTTCGACGTGGTCCCAGATCCTGCCAACTGTGGCGTGGAACTCGCTGACCGGCGTAATGAAGTGATCGCTCGCCACCACCGCCATGCTAACCGTCTCCCTGGCGCTTGGATCGGCTGCGAGCAGGTTGGCGGCCAGCCAGACCATGCAGCCGGCCGTGTCGCGCTTGCAAGGCTCGGCGAGAATGGCCCTATCTGGAATCGCGGCTCTGATCGGGTCGACGAGCTGTGGAGCGGTCGCAATGTAGACGCCGTCTTCCGCGACCAAGGGAGAGATTCGGCTGACGGCCTGCTCGATCATGGAGCGGCCCGAGCCGTCCAGGGACAGCAGTTGCTTCGGGCGACTCGCTCGGGAGAGTGGCCAAAAGCGCTCGCCGGAGCCGCCCGCCATCACGACGGCGATCCTACGCACCTACTCGATATTCCTCTTGAATCTCACCATCGACTTCTGGATTTCGATGTCGAATTCGTCATTCGATTTCCAAATCGGTTTGAATTCCTTGTTATAGCGCTTGACGATCGTGTTCTTCGCATCCTCAACCTCATGCTGCAAATCTGGAGCATCCAGCGTTACCTCTTTAAACGACGGCGAGAAGGTCTCTCCGCCATTGGTGGAGCTATAGGTGCCGGTTGCATGGATCGTCATGGAGCCGGCGTTCGGAATGATCAGCGTATTGCGGAGGTCGAGTCTCTTGTCAGGTGAGAATTCGAGAATGAAGGTTTCGGTATTGCCCTGCATGGGCCGCTCGGCGATCCAGGTTCCCACGAGCTTGTCGCCCTTGGCACACCCGGCTAGGATCAGCAACCCAACCAAAAGAGCCGCGAGCTGCTTTTTCATGGTGGGACAGTTTATTTCTTTCGCTTGAAGGTTACGGCGGCGCCCTGCATGTCAAGCGTGAACTCGTCGTCGGACTTCCAATTTGGAGTCAGCTCCTTGTTGAACTGATCCTTGACGCCCTTGGTGATCATGTCCTTCATGGACTCAAGCTGCTTATTGTCGACCGCAACGGTTTCGATGGTCGGCGTGATCGTTTTGCCGTTTTCCTTGCTCACATAGGTGCCGTTCGCGGTCATCTTAAAGGCGCCGATCTGTGGCGCGGTCGCCTCGATCGTCATCTCCATCTTCTTGTCAGCCGACATGTTCATCGTCATGATCTGCTTGACGCCCATCTGCTCGATTTCGGCGTTCCAAATACCAACGATCTTGTCTTTGGCTGCGCAGCCGAACGACAGTGCCACAACGGCAAGGACTGCCGCTCGAACGAGAATTCGCATCGCCATAGGATACCAGTCGCCGTCAGTCGACCTTCTTGCCTGAACCAGACCGAAGGCGTCGCCGGCAAGGTGCGTTGCGCTGTAAACCTCGCACGAGGACCAGCTACATTTCTTGGCGAAATCGCCAATAAGCCTATTGGTGAACGTCTCGAATTCGACCCAGGTCGATAGCATGCTCCGAGCGCTGCAGTCCGGGGAGGGCATGAAGGAGCAGCTTCAGGTGAAACTGCTGCGGAAGACGCTCGACAGCCAAAAGGAGCAGGCGGCCGAACTGATGCGGCTCCTTGAAGGCAAGGGCCGGATCATCGATATCCGCGTTTAAGCCCAGCCGTATTGCCCGTTGTGGGCTTCCTCGATGTACCGTGCAAGCAGGTCGATGCACGCCTGAACGTCGCCTCTATGTACAGTTTCGTTCACGGTATGCACATATCGTGTCGGAATCGAGAGGGTGAAGGAAGGGATACCGCCGTGAAGCCTCTGGATCGCTCCTGCGTCTGTGCCCCCGAACGGCAGCACCTCCATCTGATGAGGAATGTTGTGGTTTTCTGCCAAAGACCTAAAGTGATCGACGACCTTCGGATGGCAAATCAAGGAGCTATCCATGATCTTAATGGCGGCGCCCTTGCCTAGCTGGGTGATCTGATCCGGGTCGGGAATTCCCGGGATGTCGTTGGCAAGCGTGATGTCGATCGCCACCGCGATATCGGGCTGCAATCCGGATCCGCTCGCCGCGGCTCCCCTGAGCCCAATTTCCTCCTGAACCGTTGCGACCGCATACAGGTCCACCTTGTGCGAACGCGCCGCCTTCACGGCTTCAATCATCACGAATACCGCGACGCGGTCGTCCATGGCCTTGCAGGTGTAGTGATCGCCTACCTGAACGAAGGTGCGATCCATCGTCACTGAGTCGCCGAGGCGAACCTTGCCCTTGGCGTCCTCGCCGGATATACCCAGATCGACGAAGTAGTTGTCGATCTGC contains:
- the ysdC_2 gene encoding putative aminopeptidase YsdC, translated to MNVDLLKRLTEAHGVPGREEAIREIVIEELKDHCDITVDWMGNVIAHQAGPGKKLMLAAHMDEIGFMVKHIDEKGFLRIQPLGGWDPRQMASQRVMVHTQNGPLQGVLMLGTKPKHLLTPEEMSKPPQIDNYFVDLGISGEDAKGKVRLGDSVTMDRTFVQVGDHYTCKAMDDRVAVFVMIEAVKAARSHKVDLYAVATVQEEIGLRGAAASGSGLQPDIAVAIDITLANDIPGIPDPDQITQLGKGAAIKIMDSSLICHPKVVDHFRSLAENHNIPHQMEVLPFGGTDAGAIQRLHGGIPSFTLSIPTRYVHTVNETVHRGDVQACIDLLARYIEEAHNGQYGWA
- the rfbM gene encoding Mannose-1-phosphate guanylyltransferase RfbM, yielding MAGGSGERFWPLSRASRPKQLLSLDGSGRSMIEQAVSRISPLVAEDGVYIATAPQLVDPIRAAIPDRAILAEPCKRDTAGCMVWLAANLLAADPSARETVSMAVVASDHFITPVSEFHATVGRIWDHVEATGALGTIGIPPTRPETGYGYIETGTDLGNGIFEVKRFREKPDLPTAEVFLASGNFLWNSGMFFWKLDSFMAQLERSQPELATGVFEIAARLRELRSDDAAERFAQLPKISVDYAVMESAEQVAVAPATFDWDDAGSWDALDRFMPAGESGNVALGGAVLHEANDSVVYVEGGPLVAAIGVRGLVIVSTPDAVLVMPKERAQDVKKILESLRDSRSDLL